The Corylus avellana chromosome ca8, CavTom2PMs-1.0 genome has a segment encoding these proteins:
- the LOC132190804 gene encoding uncharacterized protein LOC132190804 produces the protein MESVRVHFSLHRFPDEIACRIFPLTLEGVAQDWFARLLAKSINSFKELGCLFLSQFLATKKRRKHSACLLSLRQGKEESLKDFMHRFNKEKLLVDNPGDQTVLSALWHGVRPNGPLMAEVSKNSTEITLPEFIAKTEEYINQEEMIKALTKGQEEEDQEKEDAKKELPIASAPKEEKFQKKVVKKAVPSFPKIEPWRREDRTFTPLNTRVNEVFMEIRRDPSFRWPSKLRGDPRKRDRTKFCEYHNDHGHLTEDFHQQPLLLDANRAEGGREPRRDRDDGPRKDPRPSRDQGVVGEIHTIAGGIASGGQSNSARKAYARKTQAEEVFTVQRPSKVAKKDSVVLSFSEEDARGVMQPHDDPLVVTVTVANHMIHRILVDNGSSADVLYWPVFKQMGIDCERIELFSSPLVGFTGEQVQPIGLISLPVMAGTASKQKTVMVDFLVIDRPSAYNVILGRPALNKLKAITSTYHLTMKFPIEEGVGEVKGDQTQARRCYNTSLKRVSDPTPIVVGTVGGNSRNDLKGEPTEPLEDVIVAEDKVLKIGTQLNPIIRDVLVIFLWGNLEVFAWTHEDMPGIAPENILHQLNVDPSVKPVKQKIRKFAPERNMAISEEVEKLLKARFIEEVYYPDWLANVVLVKKSNGKWKMCVDFTDLNKACPKDSFPLPRIDVLMDSTAGYGLLSFMNAFSGYNQIYMHPEDREKTAFITDRGLYCYKVMPFGLKNARATYQRLVNKMFQDQIGRSMEVYVDDMLVKSVLPQDHVLDLQETFTTLKKYGMKLNPSKCAFGVSSEKFLGYMVSSRGIEANPEKIQAVLDMQSPRNLKQLQQLTGIIAALNRFVSRSTDKCLPFFKVLRKAFEWTDECEEAFEQLKEYLVSPPLLSQTIPEEVLYLYLAVSPTAISAALIREEEGIQKPVYFISRALRGAEERYRQMEKLAFALVIASRKLRPYFQAHIIRVLTEYPLKKVLRKLDLSGRLANWAIELGEFDIEFLRRSSLKGQTLANFLAEFTNLPEVTSWPGDETWVIYVDGSSTKKHGGARIVMITPDGEKLCSSLKLKFKTTNNEAEYEAVLAGLDLALEMGDKFVKMRSDSQVVVGHIRGEFEAKGEKMKLYLTKVQEMKSLFNKFSIVKIPRPENERADQLARIASTATGEIEAETPIQIFPQSSVTKTVSVSIAETIPDWQLEIVEYLERGVLPSDKRLATWLKVRA, from the exons ATGGAAAGCGTTCGTGTTCACTTTTCCCTTCATAGGTTTCCAGATGAAATAGCATGCAGGATCTTTCCTCTCACTTTGGAAGGAGTCGCTCAGGACTGGTTCGCCAGATTGCTTGCCAAGTCAATAAACAGTTTCAAAGAACTTGGATGCCTCTTTTTAAGCCAATTCTTGgctaccaagaagaggaggaagcacTCGGCTTGTTTACTGTCATTGCGtcaagggaaagaagaaagCCTGAAAGATTTCATGCATaggttcaataaagaaaaattgttggtAGATAACCCGGGGGATCAAACGGTATTATCCGCATTATGGCACGGAGTCAGGCCAAACGGGCCTCTAATGGCTGAAGTATCAAAGAATTCGACAGAGATAACTCTTCCCGAGTTTATAGCCAAGACGGAGGAGTATATTAATCAGGAGGAAATGATTAAGGCTCTCACGAAAGGTCAGGAGGAAGAAGACCAAGAAAAGGAGGACGCCAAAAAGGAGCTACCTATAGCATCTGCTCCGAAGGAAGAGAAGTTTCAGAAGAAAGTAGTGAAGAAGGCTGTACCATCATTCCCAAAGATAGAACCCTGGCGACGTGAAGATCGAACGTTCACACCTTTGAATACTAGGGTCAACGAAGTGTTTATGGAGATCAGAAGAGACCCATCTTTCAGGTGGCCGAGTAAGTTGCGGGGTGATCCGAGGAAGCGAGATCGGACGAAGTTCTGTGAGTACCATAATGATCACGGGCATTTAACGGAAGACT TTCACCAGCAGCCCCTCCTGTTGGATGCAAACCGAGCTGAAGGGGGACGAGAGCCGAGACGTGATCGGGATGATGGTCCCAGAAAAGATCCGAGACCCTCTAGGGATCAAGGAGTGGTAGGTGAAATCCACACCATCGCTGGGGGAATAGCTAGTGGAGGACAGTCTAACTCGGCCAGAAAAGCCTACGCTAGAAAAACGCAGGCCGAGGAAGTCTTTACAGTACAAAGACCCTCCAAAGTTGCAAAAAAGGATTCAGTGGTCCTTTCTTTCTCCGAAGAAGATGCTAGGGGGGTAATGCAGCCACATGATGACCCGCTAGTTGTAACAGTGACGGTGGCTAATCACATGATCCATCGAATTTTGGTGGACAATGGGAGCTCGGCTGATGTTTTATATTGGCCAGTCTTTAAGCAAATGGGTATTGATTGTGAGAGGATCGAACTGTTTAGCTCTCCCCTAGTTGGATTTACAGGAGAGCAAGTCCAGCCGATTGGCCTTATTTCACTCCCTGTAATGGCAGGAACGGCGTCCAAACAAAAGACCGTCATGGTAGATTTCCTGGTTATTGACCGACCAAGTGCCTACAATGTCATCCTTGGTAGACCCgctttgaataagttgaaggccATAACTTCGACGTACCACCTAACGATGAAGTTCCCGATAGAAGAAGGAGTCGGAGAAGTGAAGGGAGATCAAACCCAGGCGAGAAGATGTTACAATACGTCTCTCAAGAGGGTCTCAGATCCGACTCCTATTGTCGTTGGTACAGTAGGTGGTAATAGTAGGAATGATCTGAAGGGAGAGCCAACTGAACCTTTGGAAGATGTGATAGTTGCAGAAGAcaaggttttgaaaattgggacACAGCTCAATCCCATAATTCGAGACGTTCTCGTCATCTTCCTGTGGGGAAACTTAGAAGTCTTCGCATGGACCCATGAGGATATGCCAGGAATCGCTCCTGAAAACATCCTCCACCAACTAAATGTGGATCCGAGTGTGAAACCGGTGAAACAAAAGATAAGGAAATTTGCTCCTGAACGGAATATGGCTATATCTGAGGAGGTGGAGAAGCTTCTCAAGGCTCGTTTCATTGAAGAAGTATATTATCCTGATTGGTTAGCCAATGTAGTATTGgttaaaaaatccaatgggAAATGGAAGATGTGCGTGGATTTTACCGACCTCAACAAAGCTTGTCCGAAAGATAGCTTTCCACTACCCCGCATCGATGTATTGATGGACTCAACAGCTGGGTATGGCTTACTCAGCTTCATGAACGCTTTCTCTGGTTACAACCAGATATACATGCATCCAGAAGATCGTGAGAAAACTGCGTTCATAACTGACCGAGGCCTGTACTGTTATAAAGTCATGCCCTTCGGTTTGAAGAATGCAAGAGCAACATACCAAAGGCTGGTAAACAAGATGTTCCAAGACCAGATCGGACGCAGTATGGAGGTGTACGTcgatgacatgctagtcaagaGTGTGCTACCGCAGGACCATGTACTCGATTTGCAAGAGACGTTTACAACCTTGAAGAAATacgggatgaagttgaatccctcAAAGTGTGCGTTTGGAGTCTCATCAGAAAAGTTCCTCGGTTACATGGTATCAAGCCGAGGAATAGAAGCCAATCCTGAGAAGATACAAGCTGTCTTGGATATGCAGTCTCCAAGAAACTTGAAGCAGCTTCAGCAATTGACAGGGATAATAGCGGCACTAAATCGGTTTGTTTCACGATCAACCGATAAATGTcttccattttttaaagtctTGCGAAAGGCTTTTGAATGGACGGACGAATGTGAAGAAGCCTTCGAGCAGCTAAAAGAGTATCTGGTGAGCCCGCCTTTGCTAAGCCAGACAATACCCGAAGAAGTACTGTATTTGTATTTAGCTGTATCTCCAACGGCTATCAGCGCTGCATTAAtccgagaagaagaaggaattcaAAAGCCTGTATACTTCATAAGTAGAGCTTTGAGAGGCGCTGAAGAAAGATATCGTCAGATGGAGAAATTGGCTTTTGCCTTGGTCATAGCATCCAGAAAACTCCGACCTTATTTCCAAGCTCATATTATCAGGGTGTTAACTGAATACCCTTTGAAGAAAGTACTAAGAAAGCTAGATCTGTCAGGAAGATTAGCTAACTGGGCGATTGAGCTGGGAGAGTTCGACATTGAATTTCTCCGTCGAAGTTCTCTAAAGGGCCAGACACTGGCTAATTTTCTGGCAGAATTCACTAATCTGCCAGAAGTTACCAGTTGGCCGGGTGATGAGACTTGGGTAATTTATGTGGATGGATCATCTACGAAGAAGCATGGTGGAGCTAGGATAGTAATGATTACTCCCGATGGAGAAAAATTGTGTAGTTCCTTgaagttaaaatttaaaaccacAAATAACGAGGCCGAGTACGAGGCGGTCCTAGCAGGACTCGATTTAGCTCTCGAAATGGGAGACAAATTTGTGAAAATGCGGAGTGACTCCCAGGTGGTCGTGGGGCACATCCGAGGTGAATTTGAAGCCAAAGgagaaaaaatgaagttatacttAACTAAAGTGCAAGAAATGAAAAGTTTATTCAATAAGTTTAGCATTGTGAAAATTCCGAGGCCAGAAAATGAGAGAGCAGACCAGTTGGCCCGAATAGCCTCAACAGCCACTGGAGAGATTGAAGCCGAGACTCCTATCCAAATTTTTCCACAATCATCAGTTACCAAGACGGTGTCGGTCTCGATAGCCGAGACCATACCTGATTGGCAACTAGAAATCGTGGAATACCTGGAAAGAGGAGTACTTCCCTCAGATAAAAGGCTGGCTACCTGGTTGAAGGTAAGAGCATAA